CACCATTCCCGATCCGAACCGCGTGGTCATCGACGTCGATCAAGCGCAGGTCATCGCCCCGCTCAACAAACCCGGCGGTGATCTACGGCTGCTGAAGGGAGTGCGTTGGGGCGAGCGTCCGGGCGGCGGATTGCGCATGGTGCTGGATGTCGCCCATCCCGTACAGGTGCGCACCGCCATGCTCAACCCGAACCAGCAATATGGACATCGCCTGCTGGTGGATTTGGTGGAACAGGCGCGGGCATCGGATGTCGCGCCCTTTGCGGGCACGCCGCTCAAGGCACAACCACTGACACTCGCATCGGCCGCGCCGTCGCTGTCACCGGCTCTCTCCGCCACCCGGTCGGTCAGCGCCGACAACGGCTCGCGCGACATCGTGGTGGCCGTGGATGCCGGCCATGGCGGCGACGACCCCGGCGCCACCGGCAGCAACGGCACCCGGGAAAAGGACATTACCCTCAGCATCGCCCGCCGTCTGGCAGGAATCATCAATCAGCAGAAGGGCATGCGCGCCGTGCTGACCCGCAATGGCGATTATTTCATTCCGCTGCGCGAGCGCATGGACAAGGCGCGCGAACAGAAGGCCGATCTATTCGTCTCCATACACGCCGATTCCTATCGTGATCCGCGCACCCGCGGCTCGTCGGTGTACGTGCTGTCGCAGCGCGGCGCCAGCAGCGAGGCTGCGCGCTGGCTGGCGGACCAGGAAAATGCCTCCGATCTGGTCGGCGGCGTGACTCTGGACGACAAGGACGCGCAACTCAAATCCGTGCTGCTCGATTTGTCGCAGACCGCCGCCATCGAGGCGAGCGTGAATGTCGCCGGCAAGGTGCTGACCGAACTGGACGACGTCGGCAACGTGCATCACCGCGAGGTGCAGCATGCCGGCTTTGTGGTACTCAAGTCTCCCGATATCCCCTCCATATTGATTGAAACCGCCTACATCACCAATCCGCAGGAAGAAAAGAAATTGCGCAGCGCCGATCATCAGCAGGCGCTGGCACAGGCCATCGCCGAGGGCGTGCAACACTACTTCGAGGACAACCCACCGACCGGCACGTTCATGGCGCAGTTGCGCCAGAGCCGCATGACCGCTGCCCGTTAACCCATCCGTTTGAACCCGCCATTTGCGCGTGGTTTAATTTCCGGCGTTTCAAATTAGCTTGTGCCCTGTTTATATTGCCGGGCGCGGCAAAATCAATGTGTTGTAAACGTAGCGCAGGATTATGCGGCGTTTAGTGCCAGAAGAATATATGGCGAAGGTGAAATCTAATTTATAGTTGGGCGTCACTTCAAGACCCAGTGGTTCTGACCAGGCAGTTCGAAAGGAGTGCGACATGATCGGTGTAGTCGTGACGTTTCGCTACGGAAACAATTTTGATGAGCAAGCCGTGCGGAAGATTGCCGAGACCGCTCGCGCAAGGTTTGAAGGGATGCCGGGGCTTCGCTCAAAGGCCTTCGCGTTCAATGCCGGAAAGCGCGAGGCCACGAACTTCTATGTCTGGGATTCAGAGGATGCTGCCAAGGCGTTCTTCACCGATCAATTGCTCGAGCGCGTGACAGGTCTCTATGGCGTGCGCCCCACCGTCGAGTTCGTGCAGATTGCCACGCTCGTGGAGAACACACGCACGTGACA
The DNA window shown above is from Gammaproteobacteria bacterium and carries:
- a CDS encoding N-acetylmuramoyl-L-alanine amidase, translated to MRVWPAPDNTRVVFDMSGPVKYEIFTIPDPNRVVIDVDQAQVIAPLNKPGGDLRLLKGVRWGERPGGGLRMVLDVAHPVQVRTAMLNPNQQYGHRLLVDLVEQARASDVAPFAGTPLKAQPLTLASAAPSLSPALSATRSVSADNGSRDIVVAVDAGHGGDDPGATGSNGTREKDITLSIARRLAGIINQQKGMRAVLTRNGDYFIPLRERMDKAREQKADLFVSIHADSYRDPRTRGSSVYVLSQRGASSEAARWLADQENASDLVGGVTLDDKDAQLKSVLLDLSQTAAIEASVNVAGKVLTELDDVGNVHHREVQHAGFVVLKSPDIPSILIETAYITNPQEEKKLRSADHQQALAQAIAEGVQHYFEDNPPTGTFMAQLRQSRMTAAR